A single Lolium perenne isolate Kyuss_39 chromosome 6, Kyuss_2.0, whole genome shotgun sequence DNA region contains:
- the LOC127321204 gene encoding peroxidase 3-like has product MNLRGDAGAHAIGITHCSSFTNRHYSYSSTDPPLGATYTTNPWQPNCGMGGRDAVVEMDPSSFVMFDLGYYHAVLKYRALLQSDTALITGATVFARSVARIGSVQVMTGSEGEIRKQCAITNSYQN; this is encoded by the exons ATGAACCTAAGAGGAGATGCAGGTGCGCACGCCATCGGAATCACCCACTGTTCGTCCTTTACCAACCGCCACTACAGCTACTCCAGCACAGACCCGCCCCTCGGCGCGACCTACACCACCAACCCGTGGCAGCCAAATTGCGGGATGGGCGGCCGTGACGCCGTGGTGGAGATGGACCCCAGCAGCTTCGTCATGTTCGACCTTGGCTACTACCATGCGGTGCTCAAGTACAGAGCCCTTCTCCAGTCCGACACTGCTCTGATCACTGGCGCCACG GTGTTCGCGCGTTCGGTGGCCAGGATAGGGTCCGTACAAGTCATGACTGGCTCCGAGGGGGAAATCAGGAAGCAGTGCGCCATCACCAACAGCTACCAGAACTGA
- the LOC127321213 gene encoding ubiquitin-ribosomal protein eL40 fusion protein-like, producing MQIFVKTVTGETLTLEVESSDTIDSVKAQIQHKQGVIGTSDGHDDDRHHQLPSLVFAGKQLDEEGGRTLADYGIGKESTLQLTLGLRGGYPYNGRGYYPWFEDRSLQALALSYNLKKMICRKCYARLPPRSTNCRKKKCGRSSDLRPKKTYRCW from the exons ATGCAGATCTTCGTGAAGACCGTCACCGGGGAGACTCTCACGCTCGAGGTCGAGAGCAGCGACACGATTGACAGCGTAAAGGCCCAGATCCAGCACAAGCAAGGAGTCATCGGCACCTCCGACGGCCATGACGACGACCGGCATCATCAGCTGCCATCTCTCGTCTTCGCCGGGAAGCAGCTAGACGAGGAGGGCGGACGAACGCTGGCCGACTACGGTATTGGCAAGGAGTCGACGCTGCAGCTCACGCTCGGCCTCCGCGGCGGCTACCCCTACAACGGCCGCGGCTACTACCCCTGGTTCGAGGACCGCAGCCTCCAGGCGCTTGCGCTCAGCTACAACTTGAAGAAGATGATCTGCCGCAA GTGCTATGCTCGCCTTCCTCCGAGGTCCACCAACTGCCGCAAGAAGAAGTGTGGCCGCAGCAGCGAC CTGAGGCCGAAGAAAACGTATCGCTGCTGGTGA